Proteins from one Oncorhynchus tshawytscha isolate Ot180627B linkage group LG16, Otsh_v2.0, whole genome shotgun sequence genomic window:
- the LOC112233050 gene encoding ERBB receptor feedback inhibitor 1, giving the protein MYMSVRSSLPSPSLCHSMARNKAYWGQPHGTNSLCFSLDADDAMEHNLREHHQHHTVSQGFDNKMPQPYHLLYSSSHPLTSHSTRPRPPEGDQVVPSFQRLSVYEQSPSCGPKPLPPLPDPEDNSSDEAADSEVEFFIDERQHLLPQRCSTNVLALHYGATGRRSFRGCGQINYAYLEGPPGASSSANGGAQSGTQEQQAQFGGQRGPGAVVVAARDISSKHPDRPQWSKLRRSHSGPASSFKPSGLRQSCHLHHHHYGSYRGNPQLDKPEVPPRIPIPPRPSKTANCHRWSVTEDQDKDKPPKVPPRKPIAPPCGSCCTPSPKSLPIYVNGVMPPTQSFAPNPKYVSKGLQRPKQQHREGSTGPLVGPRSPCIVPIMEDGRKASATHYFLLPRRPSYMDRLERFLREKEADSVQQHSQLRVGLPEQAETSCHHIELQHCGKLED; this is encoded by the exons ATGTACATGTCCGTTAGGAGCAGcctgccttcccccagtctctgtCACAGCATGGCCCGAAACAAGGCTTACTGGGGACAGCCACATGGCACAAACAG CCTGTGCTTTAGCCTGGATGCTGACGACGCGATGGAACACAACTTGAGAGAGCATCACCAACACCACACAGTGTCCCAGGGCTTTGACA ACAAGATGCCCCagccctaccatctactgtattctAGCAGCCATCCCTTGACCTCTCACTCCACCAGGCCCCGCCCTCCTGAGGGGGACCAGGTGGTCCCCTCCTTCCAGAGACTATCAGTTTATGAGCAGAGTCCGTCCTGCGGCCCCAagcccctgccccctctccctgacccagagGATAACTCCTCAGATGAGGCGGCGGACAGCGAGGTGGAATTCTTCATCGACGAGAGGCAGCACCTACTTCCCCAGCGCTGCTCCACGAATGTCCTGGCCCTCCACTATGGAGCCACCGGACGACGAAGCTTCAGGGGCTGTGGCCAGATCAACTATGCCTACCTTGAGGGGCCCCCGGGGGCTAGCAGCTCGGCTAATGGTGGAGCCCAAAGTGGAACCCAGGAGCAGCAGGCCCAGtttgggggacagagagggccaGGGGCCGTGGTGGTAGCAGCGAGGGACATTTCTAGCAAGCACCCCGATCGGCCCCAATGGTCCAAGTTGCGGCGCTCCCACTCGGGCCCTGCAAGCTCCTTCAAGCCCTCCGGCCTGCGCCAGTCGTGCCaccttcaccaccaccactatggcAGCTACAGGGGCAACCCCCAGCTGGACAAGCCTGAAGTTCCTCCCCGCATTCCCATCCCCCCACGCCCCTCCAAGACTGCCAACTGCCACCGTTGGTCTGTCACCGAGGACCAAGACAAGGACAAGCCTCCCAAAGTCCCTCCCAGGAAACCGATAGCGCCCCCTTGTGGCTCCTGTTGCACCCCTAGTCCCAAGAGCCTCCCTATATACGTGAATGGGGTGATGCCCCCTACGCAGAGTTTCGCCCCCAACCCCAAATATGTCAGCAAGGGCCTCCAGAGGCCAAAACAGCAGCATAGGGAGGGGTCCACTGGGCCCTTGGTGGGCCCACGCTCCCCATGTATCGTGCCTATCATGGAGGATGGGAGGAAAGCCAGTGCCACGCACTATTTCCTCCTACCCCGGCGGCCATCCTACATGGACAGGTTAGAAAGGTTCTTGAGGGAGAAGGAGGCAGACAGTGTCCAGCAACACTCCCAGCTCAGAGTGGGGTTGCCAGAACAGGCAGAAACCTCCTGTCATCATATAGAGCTTCAGCATTGCGGAAAGCTTGAAGACTGA